The Deinococcus wulumuqiensis R12 genome has a window encoding:
- a CDS encoding ABC transporter substrate-binding protein — MKRTGMLTLLALCAGSALADKVVNIGYSGPLSGGAAMYGKDTLSGLQMAVDTINKAGGVRVGGEKVTFKVVTLDDRYLPNETATNVKRLTGQGVQYIFVPHSGGIQAVQPLAVRDPEFLLVAYSSEPKILAANNPMTFMLPPRYDNYAQPFVQTQMKAFGKKLGLVGTSTAYGKQWSDLIEAEWKKQGGTVGRDNAVDYNTTVDFSSAVTKALSEKPDVLFIGGPSQPTALVIKAAREQGFKGGFIVMDQAKFEQMETVIPKNYLDGSVGVLPTRDFPGTQAFVAQYQRAFKKIPTSEAGLNYMGMNVLARAMELAGTTSDPRKVRAQLNAAAKALPQSRTIYKVYGVTAQGHVDAEFLIASAKGGKYTRLRVTKVYK, encoded by the coding sequence ATGAAGCGAACGGGAATGCTCACCCTGCTGGCCCTGTGTGCCGGTTCCGCCCTGGCCGACAAGGTCGTCAACATCGGCTACTCCGGTCCCCTTTCGGGCGGCGCGGCGATGTACGGCAAAGACACCCTCAGCGGCCTGCAAATGGCGGTGGACACCATTAACAAGGCGGGCGGCGTCAGGGTCGGCGGCGAGAAGGTGACCTTCAAGGTGGTCACGCTCGACGACCGTTACCTGCCCAACGAAACGGCCACCAACGTCAAGCGCCTGACCGGGCAGGGCGTGCAGTACATCTTCGTGCCGCACTCGGGCGGGATTCAGGCGGTGCAGCCGCTCGCCGTGCGCGACCCCGAATTCCTGCTGGTGGCCTACTCCTCCGAACCCAAGATTCTGGCGGCCAACAACCCCATGACCTTCATGTTGCCGCCCCGCTACGACAACTACGCGCAGCCCTTCGTGCAGACGCAGATGAAGGCCTTCGGCAAGAAACTCGGTCTGGTGGGGACCTCGACCGCCTATGGCAAGCAGTGGAGCGACCTGATCGAGGCCGAGTGGAAAAAGCAGGGCGGCACCGTGGGGCGCGACAACGCCGTGGACTACAACACCACCGTGGACTTCAGCTCCGCCGTGACCAAGGCGCTCTCCGAAAAGCCCGACGTGCTGTTTATCGGCGGCCCCAGCCAGCCCACCGCGCTGGTCATCAAGGCCGCCCGCGAGCAGGGCTTCAAGGGCGGGTTCATCGTGATGGACCAGGCCAAGTTCGAGCAGATGGAAACGGTCATTCCCAAGAACTACCTCGACGGCAGCGTGGGCGTGCTGCCCACCCGCGACTTCCCCGGCACCCAGGCGTTCGTGGCGCAGTACCAGCGGGCCTTTAAAAAGATTCCCACCAGCGAAGCGGGCCTGAACTACATGGGCATGAACGTGCTCGCCAGGGCGATGGAACTCGCCGGAACCACCAGCGACCCGCGCAAGGTCCGCGCCCAGCTCAACGCGGCGGCCAAGGCGCTCCCGCAGTCGAGGACCATCTACAAGGTCTACGGCGTCACCGCGCAGGGCCATGTGGACGCCGAATTCCTGATCGCCAGCGCCAAGGGCGGCAAGTACACCCGGCTGCGCGTGACGAAGGTCTACAAGTAA
- a CDS encoding acyl-CoA thioesterase: MLELVFPKDTNYHGTAFGGWVLALMDKAASVAAVRHAGGNVVTARMDAVDFHVPIRVGDAVALDARVIKVGRSSMTIRVDVYRENMASGEQQLATSGLFIFVALDENGKPRPVPALAEGNTESEQPDYEARP; encoded by the coding sequence ATGCTCGAACTGGTGTTTCCCAAGGACACCAACTACCACGGCACCGCCTTCGGGGGCTGGGTGCTGGCGCTGATGGACAAGGCCGCCAGTGTCGCCGCCGTGCGGCACGCCGGGGGCAACGTCGTGACCGCCCGCATGGACGCGGTGGACTTTCACGTACCCATCCGCGTCGGTGACGCCGTGGCGCTCGACGCCCGCGTCATCAAGGTGGGGCGCTCGTCCATGACCATCCGGGTGGACGTGTACCGCGAAAACATGGCTTCCGGAGAGCAGCAGCTCGCCACCAGCGGCCTCTTTATCTTTGTCGCGCTGGACGAGAACGGCAAACCCCGCCCGGTGCCCGCGCTGGCGGAAGGCAACACCGAGAGCGAGCAGCCGGACTACGAGGCGCGGCCCTGA
- a CDS encoding histidine phosphatase family protein codes for MRHGATAWNEGGQWQGWTDNLLGDTGRAQALALREELAGQTFDAAYSSDLARARQTAELALPQAELRLDARLRELNLGHYEGHTLAQMQTHGGYAAWQADPWTRAVPGGESLQDVAHRMRDWLADVQAAFPGGRVVAFSHSIAIRTLTRDLLGLPLEAQENYPIPYAERVRNGRSVVLECRDGVWKRAEATGS; via the coding sequence GTGCGGCACGGCGCTACCGCCTGGAACGAGGGCGGGCAGTGGCAGGGCTGGACCGACAATCTGCTGGGCGACACCGGGCGGGCACAGGCGTTGGCCCTGCGGGAAGAACTGGCCGGGCAGACCTTCGACGCGGCGTACTCCAGCGACCTCGCCCGCGCCCGGCAAACAGCCGAACTCGCGCTGCCGCAGGCCGAACTCCGGCTGGACGCCCGGCTGCGCGAACTGAACCTGGGCCACTACGAGGGCCACACGCTGGCGCAGATGCAGACGCACGGAGGCTACGCCGCGTGGCAGGCCGACCCCTGGACACGGGCGGTGCCGGGCGGCGAGAGCCTTCAGGACGTGGCCCACCGGATGCGCGACTGGCTGGCGGACGTGCAGGCGGCGTTTCCCGGCGGGCGCGTGGTCGCCTTTTCGCATTCCATCGCCATTCGCACGCTGACCCGTGACCTGCTGGGGCTGCCGCTGGAAGCGCAGGAAAACTATCCGATTCCGTACGCCGAGCGCGTCAGAAACGGGCGGTCCGTGGTGCTGGAATGCCGGGACGGCGTGTGGAAGCGGGCCGAAGCGACCGGAAGCTGA
- a CDS encoding SMP-30/gluconolactonase/LRE family protein, with protein MTLQATHPEFLSLFPTGAEAHKLADGFTWAEGPVYVPSRSAVIFSDVRQNRTWAWTDDGQLAPEMNPSHHQNGHCLDAQGHLVACSHGHRRLERQRQPGGEWEVLADAFEGKKLNSPNDVCLAPDGSLWFSDPTYGIDKPEEGYGGEMELPGRWVFRWAPDGSLSAPIRDRVKPNGLAFTRTGELLVADTGDSRTHRYRVTGQGEAEYLGVLFSVDQGKTDGLRVDGEGRIWASAGDGVHVLTEHGQELGRVLTPQTVSNLCFGGPEGRTLYMTVSTEFWAIETNVEG; from the coding sequence ATGACCCTTCAGGCCACCCACCCCGAATTTCTGAGCCTCTTTCCGACCGGCGCCGAGGCGCACAAGCTCGCAGACGGCTTCACCTGGGCCGAGGGGCCAGTGTACGTGCCTTCGCGCAGCGCGGTGATTTTCAGCGACGTGCGCCAGAACCGCACCTGGGCCTGGACCGACGACGGGCAGCTCGCCCCGGAAATGAACCCCAGCCACCACCAGAACGGGCACTGCCTGGACGCGCAGGGGCACCTCGTGGCCTGCTCGCATGGGCACCGCCGCCTGGAACGCCAGCGGCAACCGGGGGGCGAGTGGGAAGTGCTGGCCGACGCCTTCGAGGGCAAGAAACTCAACAGCCCCAACGACGTGTGCCTCGCGCCCGACGGCAGCCTGTGGTTTTCCGACCCCACCTACGGCATCGACAAGCCCGAAGAAGGCTACGGCGGCGAGATGGAGTTGCCGGGCCGCTGGGTGTTTCGCTGGGCGCCCGACGGCAGCCTGAGCGCGCCAATTCGGGACCGGGTCAAGCCCAACGGCCTCGCCTTTACGCGCACGGGCGAGCTGCTGGTGGCCGACACGGGCGACAGCCGGACACACCGCTACCGGGTTACGGGGCAGGGCGAAGCCGAATACCTCGGCGTGCTGTTCAGCGTGGACCAAGGCAAAACCGACGGCCTGCGCGTGGACGGGGAAGGGCGCATCTGGGCCAGCGCGGGCGACGGCGTGCACGTCCTGACCGAACACGGCCAGGAACTCGGGCGCGTCCTGACCCCGCAGACGGTGAGCAACCTCTGCTTCGGGGGACCTGAAGGCCGCACGCTGTACATGACGGTCAGCACCGAGTTCTGGGCGATCGAGACGAACGTGGAAGGGTAA